A window of the Bacteriovorax sp. PP10 genome harbors these coding sequences:
- a CDS encoding type Z 30S ribosomal protein S14, producing MARLAKIIANDKKPKFQVRHRNRCENCGRPRAFIRMFKLCRVCFRNLSLKGMVPGVTKSSW from the coding sequence ATGGCTAGATTAGCTAAAATTATTGCAAATGATAAAAAACCGAAGTTCCAAGTAAGACACAGAAATAGATGCGAAAACTGTGGAAGACCAAGAGCTTTCATTAGAATGTTTAAACTGTGCAGAGTATGCTTCAGAAATCTATCTCTTAAAGGGATGGTTCCTGGTGTAACTAAGTCTAGCTGGTAA
- the rpsS gene encoding 30S ribosomal protein S19 — MARSLKKGPFVDAHLLKKVAAISGEANKASKVIKTWSRRSTVVPEFIGITFAVHNGKKFIPVYVTDNMIGHKLGEFSITRTFTGHGSDKKVTKK; from the coding sequence ATGGCTCGTTCACTAAAGAAGGGACCTTTCGTAGATGCACATTTGCTTAAAAAAGTTGCTGCCATTTCAGGCGAAGCTAATAAAGCAAGTAAAGTAATCAAGACTTGGTCACGTCGCTCAACTGTAGTTCCAGAATTTATCGGGATCACGTTTGCGGTACATAACGGAAAGAAATTCATTCCTGTTTACGTAACTGACAACATGATTGGCCATAAGCTAGGAGAATTTTCTATTACTAGAACTTTCACTGGTCACGGTTCTGATAAGAAAGTAACTAAGAAATAA
- the rpsQ gene encoding 30S ribosomal protein S17 → MTTEVKRLTKKTLTGTVVSDKNEKTVVVKVTRRFKDPVYSKFVSSSKKYHVHDEASKAKIGDTVTIIESRPYSKLKKWELFKVN, encoded by the coding sequence ATGACTACAGAAGTAAAAAGACTTACAAAAAAGACATTAACTGGAACTGTTGTTAGCGATAAGAACGAGAAGACAGTTGTTGTTAAAGTTACAAGAAGATTCAAAGATCCAGTTTACAGTAAATTTGTAAGCTCATCTAAGAAGTACCATGTTCACGACGAAGCTTCTAAAGCAAAAATCGGTGACACGGTTACAATTATTGAATCGCGTCCATACTCAAAATTAAAAAAATGGGAACTGTTTAAAGTTAACTAA
- the rpsE gene encoding 30S ribosomal protein S5, translating to MSEEISVIEELETEGGDNKKGPRGKRGQGAPAPKKKAPGAGTELEERVVAVNRVAKVVKGGRRFSFSALMIVGDKKGKVGYGLGKAKEVPEAIRKATQEAYKNMITVPLDNGTIPHEILGEFDAGKILFKPAANGTGVKAAGACRSILELAGVHNILTKSLRGNNPHNVVKATFKALRELRSVEAIAKARDKDPKGLRSKN from the coding sequence ATGTCTGAAGAAATTTCGGTAATTGAAGAATTAGAAACTGAAGGTGGCGATAACAAAAAAGGTCCACGCGGTAAAAGAGGCCAAGGCGCTCCGGCTCCTAAGAAAAAGGCACCTGGTGCAGGAACAGAACTTGAAGAAAGAGTTGTTGCTGTAAATCGTGTAGCTAAAGTTGTAAAGGGTGGTAGAAGATTTTCTTTCTCTGCACTTATGATCGTTGGTGATAAAAAAGGTAAAGTTGGATACGGTTTAGGAAAGGCGAAAGAAGTTCCTGAAGCTATCAGAAAAGCAACTCAAGAAGCTTACAAAAATATGATTACTGTTCCTCTTGATAACGGAACTATCCCACACGAAATCCTTGGGGAATTCGATGCAGGAAAGATTCTTTTCAAGCCAGCTGCAAACGGTACAGGGGTAAAGGCTGCGGGAGCATGTCGTTCAATCCTTGAACTTGCAGGGGTGCATAACATTTTAACTAAGTCTTTACGTGGAAATAACCCACATAACGTAGTTAAGGCAACTTTCAAAGCTCTTAGAGAGTTAAGATCAGTTGAAGCAATTGCAAAAGCTAGAGATAAAGACCCTAAAGGTCTTAGATCGAAAAACTAA
- the secY gene encoding preprotein translocase subunit SecY — MSTSQGKIEDLKKRIFYTFLLLLVYRLAAQVPVAGVNASALASYFSEGGGGLFDLVNTFSGGAFKRFSVLALGIMPYITTSIIFSLLGEVVPQIQEMQEDSEGNKKIQKWTRYASVLLCCIQGYGMAAVFEGFRSPTGVPLINEPGMLFRLTTMITLAGGTMFLLWLGERITEFGLENGVSLIIFTGIAVELPAEFFQKVTLFRNGELSGWNLAIGVAIIIVSLYIVSYIESAFRNIPVQYAKKVVNNKVYGGAQNLPLRLDTGGVMPPILASSLLAAPATLANFVPATSPLKPYVDTIHQSLMPGQLLFNLVFALLIFYMSFFYAPIQFKTKKVAEMLQKNNAFIPGIRPGDKTKDYLDFVLNRVTFFGAMFLIVVCILPSVITGSHSRFEGTSLLIMVSVAMRVMLNVQTFMYSDKYETAFKSKGKYNGPNRRF, encoded by the coding sequence ATGTCGACATCTCAAGGAAAAATAGAGGATCTTAAGAAACGAATATTTTATACATTCCTTCTGCTGCTAGTTTATAGACTAGCAGCACAAGTACCTGTAGCAGGTGTTAACGCTTCGGCTTTAGCATCATACTTCTCTGAAGGTGGCGGAGGTCTTTTCGACCTTGTTAACACTTTCAGCGGTGGTGCATTCAAGAGATTCTCAGTGCTAGCACTTGGGATCATGCCTTATATCACTACATCAATCATCTTCAGCTTATTAGGTGAAGTTGTTCCACAAATCCAAGAAATGCAAGAAGACAGTGAAGGGAATAAGAAGATCCAGAAATGGACTCGTTATGCCTCAGTACTTCTTTGTTGTATTCAAGGTTACGGTATGGCCGCTGTGTTCGAAGGCTTCAGAAGCCCAACAGGTGTTCCACTTATCAATGAACCAGGGATGCTTTTCAGATTAACTACAATGATTACTCTAGCTGGTGGGACAATGTTCCTTCTTTGGTTAGGGGAAAGAATTACTGAATTCGGTCTAGAGAACGGTGTTTCACTTATTATCTTTACAGGGATTGCAGTAGAGCTTCCAGCTGAATTCTTCCAAAAAGTAACTCTATTTAGAAATGGAGAACTTTCAGGGTGGAACTTGGCGATCGGTGTAGCGATCATTATTGTCTCTCTTTATATTGTTTCTTATATTGAAAGTGCGTTTAGAAATATTCCAGTTCAATATGCTAAAAAAGTAGTTAATAACAAAGTGTATGGTGGAGCTCAGAATCTTCCATTAAGACTAGATACTGGTGGGGTAATGCCTCCAATTCTTGCTTCTTCACTTTTAGCGGCTCCGGCGACTTTAGCGAACTTTGTTCCAGCTACTAGTCCACTTAAGCCATATGTTGATACGATTCACCAATCGTTAATGCCAGGACAACTTCTGTTTAACCTAGTATTTGCATTGTTGATTTTTTACATGTCATTTTTCTATGCTCCAATTCAGTTTAAAACTAAAAAAGTTGCTGAAATGCTTCAGAAGAATAACGCTTTTATTCCAGGGATTAGACCAGGGGATAAGACTAAAGATTATTTAGACTTTGTTTTAAATAGAGTGACATTTTTCGGTGCAATGTTCTTGATCGTGGTTTGTATTCTTCCATCGGTTATCACTGGAAGCCATAGTAGATTTGAAGGGACTTCTCTTTTGATCATGGTTTCAGTTGCGATGAGAGTTATGCTAAACGTTCAAACATTTATGTATTCTGATAAGTACGAGACCGCCTTTAAGAGTAAAGGAAAATACAACGGTCCAAATAGAAGGTTTTAG
- a CDS encoding adenylate kinase family protein, which translates to MKPHLIILGAPGSGKGTQAAKLIDKGFKHVSTGDLLRSEIAKGSELGQKVSGIISRGDLVDDKTVMALLKANCDVDKVSYIFDGFPRNIAQAEMLEAELLQGRKTLAVYFKIDLSILISRVVNRRTCSNCGEIYNLQTKAPKVADVCDKCGSVGTLKQRKDDTEEVVSNRLQIFKDTVDPMLAFYKSKGVLVEIDASMQEKEVFSALEKVIS; encoded by the coding sequence ATGAAACCTCATTTGATCATCCTTGGAGCTCCAGGTTCTGGAAAAGGAACGCAGGCGGCGAAATTAATCGATAAAGGCTTTAAGCACGTATCGACAGGTGATCTTTTAAGAAGTGAAATTGCAAAAGGTAGTGAACTAGGCCAGAAAGTTTCGGGAATTATATCTCGAGGTGATTTGGTAGACGATAAAACCGTAATGGCCCTCCTAAAAGCTAATTGTGACGTAGACAAAGTTAGCTATATTTTTGATGGGTTCCCACGTAATATTGCACAGGCAGAAATGCTTGAGGCTGAACTGCTACAGGGAAGAAAAACCTTAGCTGTTTATTTTAAAATTGACTTGAGCATCCTTATTTCACGAGTTGTTAACAGAAGAACTTGTAGCAATTGTGGGGAGATTTATAATCTTCAAACAAAAGCTCCGAAAGTTGCAGATGTTTGCGATAAGTGTGGTTCGGTTGGAACTCTTAAGCAGAGAAAAGATGATACTGAAGAAGTAGTCTCGAATCGCTTACAGATTTTCAAAGACACAGTTGATCCAATGTTAGCTTTTTATAAATCAAAAGGCGTATTGGTAGAGATTGATGCATCAATGCAAGAAAAAGAAGTCTTTAGTGCACTTGAAAAAGTAATTAGTTAA
- the rplR gene encoding 50S ribosomal protein L18 has protein sequence MRKQYGKIANKKNQQRQKRRLSIRNKISGTSERPRICAMRSNKHITVQVIDDTKSVSLFTVSTFGKSAAADSCNVEGAKKVGAKVAAVMKSKNLSTAVFDRAGYRYTGVVAALVQSIRESGIQV, from the coding sequence ATGAGAAAGCAGTACGGTAAAATAGCAAACAAGAAAAACCAACAAAGACAGAAGAGAAGACTGAGCATTAGAAATAAAATCAGTGGAACTTCTGAAAGACCTCGTATTTGTGCAATGAGATCGAATAAGCACATTACTGTTCAAGTTATTGATGATACAAAATCAGTATCTTTATTCACAGTAAGTACATTCGGTAAATCTGCAGCAGCTGATAGCTGTAATGTCGAAGGTGCAAAAAAGGTTGGGGCTAAAGTTGCTGCGGTAATGAAGTCAAAAAATCTTAGCACTGCTGTATTTGATAGAGCAGGTTATAGATACACAGGTGTGGTAGCTGCACTTGTTCAGAGTATTAGAGAAAGCGGAATCCAGGTTTAG
- the rpmD gene encoding 50S ribosomal protein L30: protein MAKTSAKISVKLVKGLPGTTKGVQANVRGLGLRKIGQTVELENTPSVRGMIKKIIYMLEIKE from the coding sequence ATGGCTAAAACATCAGCAAAAATATCAGTAAAACTTGTTAAAGGACTACCTGGGACAACTAAGGGAGTTCAAGCTAACGTACGCGGATTAGGATTAAGAAAAATCGGTCAAACGGTTGAACTTGAAAATACTCCAAGTGTTAGAGGAATGATCAAAAAGATCATCTACATGTTAGAAATTAAAGAATAG
- the rplO gene encoding 50S ribosomal protein L15: MLTLNNLSSPKGANKNTKRLGRGQASGQGTQAGKGHKGQKARKSGHVRSGFEGNNLPLYMRLPKRGFSNVRFADPFAVVTLENIETKFAKSETVNRESLIAKGLLSGINKSLKIKVIGNIALTKALNFEEITKFSKKALESIQNSSGTVK; encoded by the coding sequence ATGTTAACTTTAAATAATTTATCGAGCCCAAAAGGTGCTAATAAAAATACAAAAAGACTTGGTCGTGGACAAGCTTCTGGTCAAGGTACTCAAGCTGGTAAAGGACATAAAGGTCAAAAAGCTAGAAAAAGTGGTCACGTAAGATCAGGGTTTGAAGGTAACAACCTTCCTCTATACATGAGACTACCAAAACGTGGATTCAGTAACGTTAGATTTGCGGATCCGTTCGCAGTAGTAACGCTTGAAAACATCGAAACTAAGTTTGCTAAATCTGAAACTGTTAATAGAGAGTCATTGATCGCGAAAGGTCTTCTTTCTGGGATCAATAAATCTCTAAAAATTAAAGTTATCGGCAATATTGCATTGACTAAGGCTCTAAACTTTGAGGAAATTACTAAGTTTTCAAAGAAAGCTTTAGAATCAATCCAAAACAGTTCTGGAACTGTTAAATAG
- the rplP gene encoding 50S ribosomal protein L16 yields MLSPKRVRFRKQQKGRMMGAATRGNQILNGEYALQATGCGYITNRQIEAARIAISRKMKRGGNMWIKVFPDKSLSRKPAEVRMGGGKGSPETWVAVVRPGRILFEVGGLDAETSLAALRLAMYKLPIKTKLVKKEDQVKKEALS; encoded by the coding sequence ATGTTAAGTCCTAAAAGAGTAAGATTTAGAAAACAACAGAAAGGTAGAATGATGGGTGCTGCAACCCGTGGGAATCAAATCCTTAACGGTGAATATGCACTACAAGCTACTGGATGTGGATATATCACAAACAGACAAATTGAAGCAGCTCGTATCGCGATTTCAAGAAAAATGAAACGCGGTGGAAATATGTGGATTAAAGTTTTCCCGGATAAGTCGCTTTCAAGAAAGCCGGCTGAAGTTCGTATGGGTGGCGGTAAAGGTTCTCCAGAAACATGGGTAGCTGTAGTTAGACCAGGAAGAATTCTTTTTGAAGTTGGTGGCCTTGACGCAGAAACTAGTTTAGCAGCGCTAAGACTAGCTATGTACAAATTACCAATTAAAACAAAACTTGTTAAAAAAGAAGATCAAGTTAAGAAAGAAGCCTTGTCTTAA
- the rpsH gene encoding 30S ribosomal protein S8: MITDPISNMLTSIRNGNSAGHEKVEFPASKIKAAICKVLKDEGYIKSFKIVAKAPNDIKIKVALKEGAIVGLSRVSRPGLRRYNSYDSFARVMSGLGISVVSTSKGVMSSREAKKNKVGGEVLCNVW; encoded by the coding sequence ATGATAACAGATCCAATTTCAAACATGCTTACATCTATCAGAAATGGTAACAGTGCTGGTCACGAGAAAGTAGAATTTCCGGCAAGCAAAATTAAAGCTGCTATCTGTAAAGTTTTAAAAGACGAAGGTTATATCAAGTCTTTCAAAATCGTTGCAAAGGCACCAAACGATATCAAAATCAAAGTTGCTCTTAAAGAAGGTGCAATCGTTGGTCTAAGTAGAGTTTCAAGACCTGGATTAAGAAGATATAACAGCTACGATTCATTCGCGAGAGTAATGAGTGGTCTGGGTATTTCAGTTGTTTCTACTTCAAAAGGTGTTATGTCATCTAGAGAAGCTAAGAAAAATAAAGTTGGCGGAGAAGTTCTCTGCAACGTTTGGTAG
- the rpsC gene encoding 30S ribosomal protein S3 — MGQKVHPYGFRLGYIKTWHSSWYAKDRYAELLHEDIKMRAYIEKTMKAAAVASIDISRTSDQVKVTVNTAKPGIAIGKKGTGIEKIRNDLKKMTTGTLIFNIAEVKRPDADAKLIAENIAQQLEKRVAFRRAMKKVMQSAFRAGVKGIKVRTSGRLGGAEMARTEGYAERKVPLHTLRADIDYNTAEAFTTYGIIGVKVWVYKGEIYK, encoded by the coding sequence ATGGGACAAAAAGTACATCCTTACGGTTTTAGACTAGGGTACATCAAAACTTGGCACTCAAGCTGGTATGCAAAAGATAGATATGCTGAGCTTCTTCATGAAGACATCAAGATGAGAGCATATATTGAAAAAACTATGAAAGCTGCAGCAGTAGCTAGCATTGATATTTCTAGAACTTCAGACCAAGTAAAAGTAACAGTGAATACAGCTAAACCTGGAATTGCTATTGGTAAGAAAGGTACTGGAATCGAGAAGATAAGAAACGATCTTAAGAAGATGACTACTGGAACTTTAATTTTCAACATCGCTGAAGTTAAAAGACCAGATGCAGACGCGAAACTTATCGCTGAAAACATCGCTCAACAGCTTGAGAAACGTGTTGCTTTCAGAAGAGCAATGAAAAAAGTTATGCAATCTGCTTTCAGAGCAGGTGTTAAAGGTATCAAAGTAAGAACATCAGGTCGTCTTGGTGGAGCTGAAATGGCAAGAACTGAAGGGTACGCTGAGAGAAAAGTTCCTCTTCATACTTTAAGAGCAGACATCGATTACAACACAGCTGAAGCATTTACAACTTATGGAATCATTGGTGTAAAGGTTTGGGTTTATAAGGGTGAAATCTATAAATAG
- the rpmJ gene encoding 50S ribosomal protein L36, with protein sequence MKVRASVKVICKDCKVIKRKGVLRVVCKASPKHKQRQG encoded by the coding sequence ATGAAAGTTAGAGCTTCGGTAAAAGTAATCTGTAAAGATTGCAAAGTTATTAAAAGAAAAGGTGTATTAAGAGTTGTTTGTAAAGCAAGTCCAAAGCATAAACAGAGACAAGGTTAA
- the rpsM gene encoding 30S ribosomal protein S13: MARILGVDIPRNKAMKIALQSLYGVGPKVAMDVLTAAGISPDKSSNDISEEEVQTIRKHLEEGHVVEGDLRREIGLNIKRLKDMACYRGVRHRRSLPVRGQRTHTNARTRKGPAVAIAGKKSIKSLK; the protein is encoded by the coding sequence ATGGCAAGAATTTTAGGGGTAGACATTCCAAGAAACAAAGCAATGAAAATCGCACTTCAATCTCTTTACGGAGTTGGACCAAAAGTAGCGATGGACGTTTTAACTGCAGCTGGTATCAGCCCAGATAAAAGTTCAAATGATATTTCTGAAGAAGAAGTTCAAACAATCAGAAAGCACCTTGAAGAAGGTCACGTGGTTGAAGGGGATCTTCGTCGTGAAATCGGCCTTAACATTAAAAGACTAAAGGATATGGCATGCTATAGAGGCGTTCGTCATAGAAGAAGTCTTCCTGTTAGAGGACAAAGAACGCATACAAACGCAAGAACGAGAAAAGGTCCTGCGGTTGCAATTGCTGGTAAGAAATCGATTAAATCACTTAAATAA
- the rplV gene encoding 50S ribosomal protein L22 produces the protein MAIKVKNSNVGIAPRKIRQVCDLIRNKKASEAIKILRFCEKKEIAVVLTKLINSGLAIANEANKYDLENLVVGTIFADEGPMQKRIMPRAQGRAYKIRKRSSHVTVVLKEA, from the coding sequence ATGGCCATTAAAGTAAAAAACAGTAACGTTGGAATCGCACCTAGAAAGATTAGACAGGTTTGTGATCTTATTAGAAACAAAAAAGCTTCTGAAGCTATCAAAATCTTAAGATTTTGCGAGAAGAAAGAAATTGCTGTTGTTCTAACTAAGTTGATCAATAGTGGTCTAGCGATCGCTAACGAAGCTAATAAATACGATCTTGAAAATCTAGTTGTTGGTACAATCTTCGCTGACGAAGGTCCAATGCAAAAAAGAATTATGCCAAGAGCACAAGGTCGCGCTTACAAAATTAGAAAAAGATCAAGCCACGTTACTGTGGTTTTAAAAGAAGCATAG
- the rplB gene encoding 50S ribosomal protein L2 — translation MGITKFKPLTPTLRKKQVMNSKDLTKDFVPSKKLLAPKKSIAGRNNAGRITTRHRGGGVKRKYRIIDFKRNKLDIPATVTAIAYDPNRTCNIALVVYADGATNFILAPLGLSVGDVVISSVSADIKVGNSKLLSDIPIGTLVHNVELSPGAGGQIARSAGSYVQVMAKEEDSVLLRMPSGELRRVKSNCRATIGQVGNLDHEKVNRGKAGITRKLGIRPTVRGVVMNPVDHPLGGGEGRTSGGRHPVTPWGLPTRGYKTRKNKRTDKFIVKRRK, via the coding sequence ATGGGAATTACAAAATTTAAACCACTGACGCCGACACTTAGAAAAAAGCAAGTGATGAACAGCAAAGATCTTACAAAAGACTTTGTTCCTTCAAAAAAGCTTTTAGCTCCAAAGAAGTCAATCGCAGGTAGAAACAATGCTGGTCGTATTACAACTCGTCACCGTGGTGGCGGAGTAAAACGTAAGTACAGAATCATCGATTTCAAAAGAAATAAACTAGATATCCCAGCGACAGTTACGGCTATCGCGTACGATCCAAATCGTACATGTAATATTGCACTAGTTGTTTACGCTGATGGAGCTACAAACTTCATCCTAGCACCACTTGGACTATCAGTAGGAGACGTTGTTATATCTTCAGTTTCTGCCGATATTAAAGTTGGTAACTCTAAACTTCTAAGTGATATTCCTATCGGGACACTTGTACACAATGTTGAATTAAGCCCAGGTGCTGGTGGACAAATTGCTCGCTCAGCTGGATCTTACGTTCAAGTTATGGCGAAGGAAGAAGATTCAGTTCTTCTAAGAATGCCATCAGGTGAATTAAGAAGAGTTAAGTCAAACTGTCGCGCAACAATCGGACAAGTTGGTAATCTAGATCACGAAAAAGTTAACCGTGGTAAAGCCGGTATCACAAGAAAGCTTGGTATTAGACCAACTGTACGTGGTGTTGTTATGAACCCTGTCGATCACCCTTTGGGAGGTGGAGAAGGAAGAACATCTGGTGGACGTCACCCAGTTACTCCGTGGGGATTACCTACACGTGGTTACAAGACTCGTAAGAACAAGAGAACTGATAAGTTTATCGTTAAGAGAAGAAAATAA
- the infA gene encoding translation initiation factor IF-1 — protein MSDKDIIEVEGEVTELLPNTKFRVKLPNGHIIIAHISGKMRMHFIKILPGDKVLVEISKYDLTKGRITYRSK, from the coding sequence ATGAGCGATAAAGATATCATTGAAGTGGAAGGCGAAGTTACTGAACTTTTACCTAACACAAAATTTCGTGTGAAATTACCTAATGGGCATATTATTATTGCTCACATTAGCGGGAAGATGCGCATGCACTTTATCAAAATTTTGCCTGGAGATAAGGTTCTAGTTGAAATTAGTAAGTACGATTTAACTAAAGGTAGAATTACTTACAGAAGTAAGTAG
- the rplX gene encoding 50S ribosomal protein L24, translating to MKKLKVNDEVIVTTGKSAGKTGKILSLNRKTNKLVVEGVNEVKRSMKPSQQNPEGGFVTKSLPLHASNVSLISPKTKKPTKVKFTVGKDNKKSRVSKACGAVI from the coding sequence ATGAAAAAGTTAAAAGTAAATGACGAAGTAATCGTAACAACTGGAAAGAGCGCTGGTAAAACTGGTAAGATCCTTTCTCTAAACAGAAAGACAAACAAACTAGTAGTTGAAGGCGTAAACGAAGTTAAGAGATCGATGAAGCCAAGTCAACAAAACCCAGAAGGCGGATTTGTAACGAAGAGTTTACCTCTTCATGCAAGTAACGTTTCACTAATCAGCCCAAAAACAAAAAAACCAACTAAGGTTAAGTTCACGGTTGGAAAAGATAATAAAAAATCTAGAGTTTCTAAAGCGTGTGGCGCTGTAATTTAA
- the rpmC gene encoding 50S ribosomal protein L29: MITLDDVKKLNAKDVQKKIFELKKELLTLKIQSSVSGAEKPHRKQLLKKDVARLLTFSKQLSK; the protein is encoded by the coding sequence ATGATCACACTTGATGATGTAAAGAAATTAAACGCAAAAGACGTACAGAAGAAGATCTTCGAATTAAAGAAAGAACTTCTAACTCTTAAGATTCAGTCGTCTGTGTCTGGAGCTGAAAAGCCGCACAGAAAGCAACTTCTTAAGAAAGACGTAGCTAGACTTTTGACATTTAGCAAACAGTTAAGCAAATAG
- the rplN gene encoding 50S ribosomal protein L14, translated as MIQMQSNLDVADNSGAKVVTCFKVLGGSKRVSAGIGDIIVVAVQQAVTGGKIKKGDVKKAVIVRTVYPIRREDGSYIQFDTNSVVIINNANEPVGTRIFGPVARELRAKNFTKICSLAPEVL; from the coding sequence ATGATCCAAATGCAAAGTAATCTAGATGTTGCTGACAACTCTGGAGCTAAAGTAGTTACATGTTTTAAAGTATTAGGTGGCTCTAAGAGAGTTTCAGCTGGTATTGGAGATATTATCGTTGTTGCAGTTCAACAAGCTGTTACTGGCGGTAAGATTAAGAAGGGTGACGTTAAAAAAGCTGTAATCGTACGTACAGTTTACCCAATTAGAAGAGAAGACGGATCATACATCCAATTCGACACTAATAGCGTAGTAATCATCAACAACGCTAATGAGCCTGTTGGGACACGTATTTTTGGGCCAGTAGCAAGAGAGTTAAGAGCAAAAAACTTTACAAAGATTTGTTCGCTAGCTCCAGAAGTTCTTTAA
- the rplE gene encoding 50S ribosomal protein L5, giving the protein MSRMKDIYKAEVVPGLVKKFGYTNVHMIPKIEKIVVNCVTKDAVSNSKVVDTIVNDLGAITGQKPVIARAKTSIASFKVREGMPLGASVTLRGEKMYEFLDRLISISLPRVRDFRGVSSKGFDGKGNYTLGLKEQIIFPEINYDKVDKIRGLGISIVTTAKTNDEGRELLTLIGMPFRK; this is encoded by the coding sequence ATGAGCAGAATGAAAGACATATATAAAGCAGAAGTTGTACCAGGTCTTGTAAAGAAATTTGGATACACTAACGTACACATGATTCCAAAGATTGAAAAAATCGTTGTTAACTGTGTAACTAAAGACGCAGTATCAAACTCTAAAGTTGTAGATACTATCGTTAACGATCTTGGGGCTATCACTGGACAAAAACCAGTTATCGCTAGAGCAAAAACTTCGATCGCATCATTTAAAGTAAGAGAAGGTATGCCTTTAGGTGCATCTGTTACTCTTCGTGGTGAAAAAATGTATGAATTTCTTGATAGATTAATTTCTATCTCTCTTCCACGTGTAAGAGACTTTAGAGGTGTATCTTCTAAAGGATTCGATGGAAAAGGTAACTACACTCTTGGATTAAAAGAGCAAATTATCTTCCCAGAAATCAACTACGATAAAGTGGATAAGATCAGAGGCTTAGGGATTTCTATCGTTACGACTGCAAAGACGAACGATGAAGGAAGAGAGCTTTTAACATTGATTGGTATGCCTTTTAGAAAATAA
- the rplF gene encoding 50S ribosomal protein L6 — protein sequence MSRIGKHPVNIPEKVEVTIKDGLVTVKGAKGTLTHKLNSNVVVTMEGKSITVAPKDESAEARSQWGTARTLVNNMVVGVSTGFVKSLEFTGVGYKAAVNGQMLNLSLGYSHPIDFPLPAGITAKVTKNQIDIEGSNKELVGQVAAKVRSFREPEPYKGKGVKYTTETIIRKAGKAGGKGK from the coding sequence ATGTCACGTATTGGTAAACATCCAGTAAATATTCCTGAGAAAGTAGAAGTAACTATTAAAGACGGCCTAGTAACTGTAAAAGGTGCAAAAGGTACTCTTACTCATAAGCTTAACAGCAATGTAGTAGTAACAATGGAAGGAAAGTCTATTACGGTAGCACCTAAAGATGAATCTGCAGAAGCAAGATCTCAATGGGGAACAGCTCGTACTCTTGTTAACAACATGGTTGTTGGTGTTAGTACTGGTTTCGTAAAGTCACTTGAATTCACAGGTGTTGGATATAAAGCAGCAGTTAACGGTCAAATGTTAAACCTAAGCTTAGGTTATTCTCACCCTATCGATTTTCCACTTCCTGCAGGAATTACTGCAAAAGTAACGAAAAACCAAATCGATATCGAAGGATCAAATAAAGAATTAGTAGGTCAAGTAGCTGCTAAAGTTAGATCTTTCAGAGAGCCAGAGCCGTACAAAGGTAAAGGTGTTAAGTACACGACTGAGACAATTATTAGAAAGGCTGGTAAGGCCGGCGGTAAAGGTAAGTAA